From Spirochaeta isovalerica, the proteins below share one genomic window:
- a CDS encoding DUF3187 family protein has product MDLQKILVVFTLLYAPVLLFSFEPKGPLRSKNYYVPFIPFYSFPGEGAASGEKGSLNVTLAQYYVQDIVSEFHSVSTGGYLMERFTDYEGYVLEPTLSFNPLDSLEAGITSRLHFYYGGIFDSVFEAFHELFGFPNGGRESFPQNDVYISIHTTSGIDLFLDDNLTAIGDTDLFVKWSFLNISAMDLALWGALKLPTGAMENISGSGYADLGLALLADFHFFKRFAFFLETGIVLPGQLLAGKSEYPLPVFHLMAASEFMVTENFSLLLQFKLNTSPIAEGVTVPENITYTAKLIQPMTNILFGAIWKAGPVKIQFNLEEDAFTNNGADLIANLTLSTSFDLY; this is encoded by the coding sequence ATGGATCTACAAAAAATACTTGTCGTTTTTACATTATTATATGCACCTGTCCTTCTCTTTTCATTTGAACCTAAGGGCCCGCTGCGGAGTAAGAACTATTATGTCCCCTTTATCCCGTTCTATTCTTTTCCCGGAGAAGGGGCGGCATCGGGAGAAAAAGGTTCATTAAATGTCACGCTCGCTCAGTATTACGTTCAGGATATCGTCTCCGAGTTTCATTCTGTTTCCACCGGCGGGTATCTGATGGAGAGATTTACCGATTACGAAGGATATGTACTGGAGCCGACGCTCTCTTTTAATCCTCTGGACAGTCTTGAAGCGGGGATAACTTCGCGATTACACTTTTATTACGGCGGTATTTTCGATAGCGTTTTTGAAGCTTTTCACGAACTTTTCGGGTTTCCCAACGGCGGGAGGGAGAGTTTTCCTCAAAACGATGTGTATATCAGCATACACACCACTTCGGGAATCGATCTTTTTCTCGATGATAATCTGACGGCCATTGGCGACACGGATCTCTTTGTGAAATGGTCCTTCCTGAATATAAGCGCAATGGATCTGGCTTTATGGGGCGCCCTGAAGCTACCCACAGGGGCGATGGAAAATATCAGCGGCTCCGGTTATGCCGATCTGGGACTGGCCCTTCTGGCAGATTTTCACTTTTTCAAACGATTCGCGTTTTTTCTGGAGACGGGGATTGTTCTGCCCGGCCAGCTCCTGGCCGGAAAATCGGAATATCCTCTTCCTGTGTTTCACCTCATGGCGGCATCGGAGTTTATGGTGACGGAAAACTTTTCGCTTCTTCTGCAGTTTAAACTCAATACGTCTCCGATCGCTGAAGGTGTAACGGTTCCGGAAAACATCACCTACACGGCTAAACTTATTCAGCCTATGACAAACATCCTTTTCGGAGCTATCTGGAAAGCCGGTCCGGTTAAAATCCAGTTCAATCTGGAAGAGGATGCCTTTACTAACAACGGGGCCGATCTTATCGCGAACCTTACTCTATCCACATCCTTCGACCTGTACTGA
- a CDS encoding TAXI family TRAP transporter solute-binding subunit, with translation MRIKIILLIVTTVLLLTGCKGESEEKSSPRTYVSIGTGGVTGVYYPTGGAISTIVNKKSNEYNLNVSAESTGGSVFNINAIMNGDMAFGIVQSDRQAQAYRGEAEWSESGPQEKLRSVFSIHPESVTILAAVDAGIESISDLKGKTVNIGNPGSGNRGNAIDALENGGINWETDLIAEGMKASEAAKMLQEGRIDAYFYTVGHPSSSFKEATAGRRAVKFIPVTDIQNLLDKYSYYAKSEIPIEFYPNAANEENIPTYGVKATLCTSSDVPDYIVYVVTKEIFDNFEEFKTLHPAYGLLTRENMLDGLTAPIHDGAMKYYREAGLK, from the coding sequence ATGAGGATAAAAATTATACTGTTGATTGTTACAACGGTTTTGCTTCTGACAGGTTGCAAAGGCGAATCGGAGGAGAAATCTTCTCCCCGGACCTATGTCTCCATAGGAACGGGCGGAGTCACCGGCGTATATTACCCGACGGGCGGAGCCATAAGCACTATCGTAAATAAAAAATCCAACGAGTATAATCTCAACGTTTCGGCGGAATCGACAGGCGGATCGGTATTTAATATCAATGCCATAATGAATGGCGATATGGCATTCGGAATCGTTCAGTCGGACCGTCAGGCCCAGGCATACAGAGGCGAGGCCGAATGGAGCGAATCGGGGCCGCAGGAAAAATTGCGATCGGTTTTCTCCATTCATCCCGAATCGGTGACCATCCTGGCCGCCGTAGACGCCGGAATTGAAAGCATTAGCGATCTGAAGGGAAAAACCGTCAATATCGGGAATCCCGGATCCGGAAACAGGGGAAATGCCATTGATGCACTGGAGAATGGCGGTATTAACTGGGAAACCGATCTGATAGCGGAGGGAATGAAAGCTTCCGAAGCGGCAAAAATGCTGCAGGAAGGGAGAATCGACGCTTATTTTTATACGGTTGGACATCCGAGCAGTTCCTTCAAAGAAGCGACAGCGGGGCGCCGGGCCGTTAAATTTATTCCCGTTACCGATATTCAGAACCTACTCGATAAATACAGTTATTACGCCAAATCGGAAATCCCCATAGAATTCTATCCCAATGCGGCTAATGAGGAAAACATTCCGACTTATGGGGTTAAAGCTACGCTTTGCACTTCTTCCGATGTTCCTGACTATATCGTTTATGTTGTTACAAAAGAGATCTTTGATAATTTTGAAGAGTTCAAAACCCTTCATCCCGCTTATGGTTTGCTTACAAGAGAAAACATGCTCGACGGACTGACCGCGCCGATTCACGATGGCGCCATGAAGTACTACCGGGAAGCCGGGTTGAAATAG
- a CDS encoding M3 family oligoendopeptidase codes for MEMRWNLDNLYTSFDSVEFKNDLAMIDKLIEETASWAEEKLNDKVNALEKITWWLEREVILGHTYSRLSSFAGLRFSVDASDSRARKYEEILEVKMSGLTKAQTLFIKWLPGVENLSGLIESSAYLQTHRFYLTELVEKSRYMLSDDVEVAMAKMKNTGSNSWSQLWNVLTSNHLVEIEIDGERKSLPLPVVRNMAYDKDARTRKKAYEAELDSYSKITESAAASLNGVKGEVITSCELRGYESPLEMTLKESRMDKATLDAMLGAMKKSLPSFRKYLKKKGELLGHKNGLPFFDLFAPMGESDMTFTYSEAREFIVKNFRNFSDELADFADSAFERNWIDAEPREGKRGGAFCANLHVIGESRVMSNFTGSFSDVTTLAHELGHANHGHCLRNETYINSDYPMPLAETASIFCETIVVNAALKEADEKQAFTILESSISDATQVIVDIYSRYLFETELFEKRKDSSLSVEEMQQAMINGQKGSYGDGLDPDWLHPYMWVCKPHYYYSDANFYNFPYAFGLLFAKGLYAEYLKRGEPFIESYNELLRATGSNNIADVAARMGIDVRTEDFWKSSLDIVAQNIETFLKIS; via the coding sequence ATGGAAATGAGATGGAATCTCGACAATCTGTACACATCTTTTGACAGCGTCGAGTTTAAAAACGATCTTGCTATGATCGATAAACTTATCGAAGAGACAGCTTCCTGGGCGGAAGAGAAGCTCAACGATAAAGTCAATGCACTGGAAAAAATAACCTGGTGGCTCGAAAGGGAAGTCATTCTGGGGCATACCTATTCCAGATTGAGCTCATTCGCCGGTCTCAGGTTCAGTGTTGACGCCTCGGACAGCAGGGCCCGTAAATATGAGGAAATTCTGGAAGTGAAAATGTCCGGGCTCACTAAAGCTCAGACACTTTTTATCAAATGGCTGCCCGGAGTCGAAAATCTGTCCGGTCTGATAGAATCATCCGCCTACCTGCAGACCCACCGTTTCTACCTCACCGAACTGGTCGAAAAAAGCCGTTATATGCTTTCGGACGATGTGGAAGTCGCCATGGCGAAAATGAAAAATACCGGTTCCAATTCCTGGTCCCAGCTTTGGAATGTCCTCACTTCAAACCATCTGGTGGAAATCGAAATTGATGGTGAGAGGAAAAGTCTTCCCCTTCCGGTTGTCCGGAATATGGCTTATGACAAAGATGCCCGGACGAGGAAGAAAGCTTATGAAGCGGAATTGGACTCTTACAGTAAAATCACCGAATCCGCCGCAGCATCTCTCAATGGCGTAAAAGGCGAAGTCATAACCAGCTGTGAATTGAGAGGATATGAGTCCCCCCTGGAGATGACCTTAAAAGAATCGCGTATGGACAAAGCCACTCTGGACGCCATGCTCGGTGCGATGAAAAAGTCTCTTCCCTCATTCAGAAAGTATCTGAAAAAGAAAGGGGAGCTTCTGGGGCATAAAAACGGATTGCCTTTCTTCGACCTATTCGCGCCTATGGGCGAGTCGGACATGACTTTCACATATAGCGAAGCCAGAGAATTTATTGTAAAGAACTTCAGGAATTTCAGTGATGAGCTGGCGGACTTCGCAGACAGTGCGTTCGAGCGGAACTGGATCGACGCCGAACCGAGAGAAGGAAAAAGGGGAGGAGCTTTCTGCGCCAATCTCCACGTTATCGGAGAAAGCCGGGTTATGTCTAATTTTACCGGAAGCTTTTCCGACGTTACGACCCTGGCTCATGAACTGGGACATGCTAATCACGGCCATTGTCTCAGGAATGAGACATATATCAATTCCGATTATCCCATGCCGCTGGCCGAAACCGCATCGATTTTCTGTGAAACGATAGTTGTCAACGCCGCTTTGAAGGAAGCCGATGAGAAACAGGCTTTCACCATACTGGAAAGTTCCATTTCCGATGCCACTCAGGTTATTGTCGATATTTACAGCCGTTATCTTTTCGAAACAGAGCTCTTCGAGAAAAGAAAAGACAGTTCCCTTTCCGTAGAAGAGATGCAGCAGGCTATGATCAACGGGCAGAAAGGATCATACGGCGATGGTCTGGATCCCGATTGGCTGCATCCCTATATGTGGGTCTGCAAGCCCCACTATTACTACAGCGATGCCAACTTCTACAATTTCCCCTACGCCTTCGGGCTTCTTTTCGCCAAAGGTTTATACGCCGAATATCTCAAGAGGGGAGAACCCTTTATTGAAAGTTACAATGAGCTGCTCAGGGCAACAGGCAGCAATAATATCGCAGATGTGGCCGCCCGTATGGGAATCGATGTCAGGACTGAGGACTTCTGGAAATCTTCGCTGGATATTGTAGCTCAGAATATTGAGACTTTTCTGAAAATATCCTGA
- a CDS encoding ABC transporter substrate-binding protein, whose amino-acid sequence MIRRKAIALVSTFMLCASFSVFAGGGQEVVVEEDAKQESQFEGVTEVNYGDYEVGKAGGQFIISVVSDPKTFFDGVASETSSTDITYRLYTPLVSRAQDDLEWQPMASESWEFSADQKTITHHIRKGMKWSDGKPLTAQDFVFAYNHVMLREDVGSNSRDGMFVNDLPVKVKLIDDYTFSITADTVYAGMLSISNSNPYPRHILGPVIGWTEADGYDYEYDVVDGEVVEKKAEGIDYSALTSFWGVDANVTEIVGNGPFVISEYVPSQKIVLKKNPYYYEKDAKGNQLPYLDELVMLIVADQDTQLAKFQSGETDFYALRGEDYAVLIDKKEALGFDIYNVGPVTSTQFITFNQNYNAVETPEEVLYWNNNKLFRQAMAHVVDRQTIINNIAYGFGYPQYSFVPRFSPYYWDDVDNKAFKYNPEQAKKILDELGWTDTDGDGIREDDKGRKISLRMTTNAGNRVREAIGELFAQEARKVGVEVNFQPEDFNTMVGKLLGGDNWDIILIGLTGSVDPISGSNVYPSNGNLHMNEPNQEKPRRDWERVVDDAWKVANNTTDEAQRKRGWQTIQEVWADELPWIYTFNAAAMHAYDKELGNIQPRPIDNMGWAGIIQYLYWK is encoded by the coding sequence ATGATTCGAAGAAAAGCAATTGCACTGGTATCAACATTTATGCTTTGTGCTTCCTTCAGTGTTTTCGCTGGTGGCGGTCAGGAAGTAGTTGTCGAAGAAGATGCAAAACAGGAATCACAGTTTGAAGGTGTAACAGAAGTTAACTACGGGGATTACGAAGTCGGTAAAGCCGGCGGACAATTCATTATTTCCGTTGTAAGCGATCCCAAAACATTTTTCGACGGTGTTGCCTCTGAAACCTCTTCAACTGACATCACCTACAGACTCTACACACCTCTTGTAAGCAGAGCTCAGGACGATCTGGAATGGCAGCCCATGGCTTCCGAATCCTGGGAATTTTCTGCCGATCAGAAAACTATCACCCACCATATCCGCAAAGGTATGAAATGGTCTGACGGTAAACCTCTGACAGCGCAGGACTTCGTTTTCGCATACAACCATGTTATGCTGAGAGAAGACGTAGGCTCCAACTCAAGAGACGGAATGTTTGTAAACGACCTTCCCGTTAAAGTGAAGCTGATCGATGACTATACTTTTTCCATCACTGCGGATACGGTATACGCCGGTATGCTCTCCATCAGTAACTCCAACCCCTATCCCCGCCACATCCTCGGACCAGTTATCGGATGGACAGAAGCTGACGGATATGACTACGAGTATGATGTCGTAGACGGAGAAGTTGTTGAAAAGAAAGCTGAAGGTATCGATTACTCGGCTCTCACCTCTTTCTGGGGTGTTGATGCGAACGTGACAGAAATTGTTGGTAACGGACCTTTCGTTATCTCCGAGTATGTTCCTTCCCAGAAGATCGTTCTGAAAAAGAACCCTTACTACTATGAAAAAGACGCTAAAGGCAACCAGCTCCCCTACCTGGATGAACTGGTAATGCTTATCGTAGCGGATCAGGATACTCAGCTCGCCAAATTCCAGTCCGGAGAAACCGATTTCTACGCTCTCAGGGGTGAAGACTACGCTGTTCTCATCGACAAAAAAGAAGCTCTCGGTTTCGATATCTACAATGTCGGACCTGTAACTTCAACCCAGTTCATTACTTTCAACCAGAACTACAACGCTGTTGAAACTCCTGAAGAAGTTCTCTACTGGAACAACAATAAGCTGTTCAGACAGGCTATGGCTCACGTCGTGGACAGACAGACAATCATTAACAATATCGCTTACGGTTTCGGCTATCCCCAGTACTCTTTCGTACCCCGGTTCAGCCCCTACTACTGGGACGATGTTGACAACAAAGCTTTCAAATACAACCCCGAACAGGCCAAGAAAATTCTCGACGAGCTCGGATGGACTGATACGGACGGCGACGGCATCAGAGAAGATGACAAAGGTAGAAAAATCTCATTGAGAATGACTACCAACGCCGGAAACAGAGTAAGAGAAGCTATCGGCGAACTCTTCGCTCAGGAAGCCAGAAAAGTCGGTGTTGAAGTAAACTTCCAGCCTGAAGACTTCAACACTATGGTAGGAAAACTTCTCGGTGGAGATAACTGGGATATCATTCTTATCGGTCTCACTGGTTCTGTTGACCCCATCAGCGGCTCCAACGTTTACCCCTCAAACGGTAACCTCCACATGAATGAACCCAATCAGGAAAAACCGAGAAGAGACTGGGAAAGAGTTGTAGACGATGCATGGAAAGTTGCCAACAACACAACTGACGAAGCTCAGAGAAAACGCGGTTGGCAGACAATTCAGGAAGTATGGGCGGACGAGCTCCCCTGGATCTACACTTTCAACGCAGCTGCTATGCATGCCTATGACAAAGAACTCGGAAACATTCAGCCCAGACCTATCGATAATATGGGTTGGGCGGGAATCATCCAGTATCTCTACTGGAAATAA
- a CDS encoding ABC transporter permease, whose protein sequence is MNKNKDFYVRLSLLADLILIAVLILTGTNWFLSIVVVETAMWLVRCYWLSRVLLLFIGKRLLHMIPIVLSVVAIGFFLIQLAPGDIFTQMTLNPNLKPETVDRYRAAFGLDKEWYVQFFRYIWNALHLDFGFSINYRTPVFQMVSQRAGNTLTLAISTIILAWGLSIPAGIYSATHQYKLGDQVITVLAFIGLALPSFFAAFLLIFLVSSTGSWLPIGGMWSVDVAQMNVFQKAIDLLRHMAIPVFVLASRNMASLTRIMRANMLEIMSQQYITTARAKGLAEKTVVYKHALRNAINPMITIFGYQFGYILGGSALVEAVTAWPGLGSLMLQGIMSQDLYLVVGSLVYGVALLVIGNLIADILLGIVDPRVRIS, encoded by the coding sequence ATGAACAAGAACAAGGATTTTTACGTACGTTTATCCTTACTTGCCGACCTTATTCTGATAGCTGTATTGATCTTGACCGGCACAAACTGGTTTCTTTCAATTGTAGTCGTTGAAACGGCCATGTGGCTTGTCAGATGCTATTGGCTCAGCAGAGTTTTATTACTTTTTATCGGAAAACGTCTTCTCCATATGATCCCGATCGTACTGTCGGTCGTGGCTATCGGATTCTTTCTCATACAGTTGGCCCCAGGGGATATTTTTACCCAGATGACCCTGAACCCGAACCTTAAACCTGAAACTGTAGACCGCTATCGGGCTGCCTTCGGGCTTGATAAAGAGTGGTATGTTCAGTTTTTCAGATATATCTGGAACGCTCTTCATCTCGATTTCGGTTTTTCCATAAATTATAGAACCCCTGTATTTCAGATGGTCAGCCAGAGAGCGGGCAACACTCTGACGCTGGCTATTTCGACAATTATTCTTGCCTGGGGTTTGAGTATACCGGCAGGTATCTATTCCGCGACTCACCAGTACAAACTGGGAGATCAGGTTATTACTGTTCTCGCATTTATCGGACTGGCGCTTCCCAGTTTCTTTGCCGCCTTTCTTCTTATCTTTCTCGTTTCCAGTACGGGAAGCTGGCTGCCTATCGGCGGAATGTGGAGCGTTGATGTCGCTCAGATGAATGTTTTCCAGAAAGCGATAGACCTTCTCAGACACATGGCTATCCCCGTTTTCGTTCTGGCATCGAGAAATATGGCTTCCTTAACGAGAATCATGCGTGCCAATATGCTGGAGATAATGAGCCAGCAGTACATAACCACGGCGCGGGCAAAAGGTCTGGCGGAAAAGACTGTTGTTTACAAACACGCGCTCAGAAATGCCATAAACCCGATGATTACCATTTTCGGTTATCAGTTCGGTTATATCCTCGGAGGATCGGCTCTGGTTGAAGCTGTAACGGCATGGCCCGGTCTCGGATCTCTGATGCTCCAGGGAATCATGTCCCAGGACCTCTATCTGGTTGTGGGGAGCCTTGTCTATGGAGTCGCCCTGCTCGTAATAGGTAACCTGATTGCCGACATACTTCTGGGTATTGTCGACCCGAGAGTGAGGATTTCATAA
- a CDS encoding ABC transporter permease produces the protein MSDIKTDKNEQLELKEGLAHKEEGLWSVYLRRFKKHKLGNLGFIILAVFYTLALLADFASPYSMGWTDKMKSYHPPSKIYWTYNDGEKTRFKPYVYEQKIVNIAFKKYGVIAPYSMRAISIETIPGKAELRSIANQKDYNERKNTIVTEVASFYGISSTGEVAGRLEAAIAELEKSSDPDASMIFNIGTKEVNGKEESLDIHLVKGNKNFISFFNRGIPYEFLGLFKTDIHFFGSETGGFFLFGGDALGRDLLSRLLHGSRISLTVGIVGSIISFIIGLIIGGISGFFGGWVDSVLMRFTEVVISFPSIYLLFTLRSSLPSGLNSIQIYMLIIIILAFVSWASLARIIRGMVLSLRNEDYVLSAKTMGLSDIKIIVKHILPNTVSFVIVQLTLSIPGYILGESALSLLGLGITEPQSSWGNMLSVARNYRVVQDFPWILIPGFTIFLSIMAWNFFGDGVRDAVDPKSKH, from the coding sequence ATGAGTGATATAAAAACAGATAAAAACGAACAGCTTGAGCTTAAAGAGGGACTGGCCCACAAAGAAGAGGGGCTCTGGTCCGTTTATCTCAGGCGCTTTAAAAAACATAAACTGGGAAATCTGGGATTCATCATCCTGGCCGTGTTTTATACGTTGGCTCTTCTTGCCGACTTTGCTTCTCCTTACAGTATGGGCTGGACTGATAAGATGAAATCCTACCATCCTCCATCAAAAATTTACTGGACCTATAATGACGGGGAGAAAACCCGTTTTAAACCTTATGTTTACGAGCAGAAAATCGTCAACATCGCTTTTAAGAAATACGGTGTAATCGCTCCTTATTCCATGCGCGCTATATCCATTGAAACCATCCCCGGCAAAGCGGAGTTGCGTTCTATAGCCAACCAGAAAGATTATAATGAGCGGAAGAACACCATTGTTACCGAAGTGGCCAGCTTTTACGGCATTTCTTCAACCGGAGAAGTCGCCGGAAGACTGGAAGCGGCAATCGCCGAACTGGAAAAAAGCTCCGATCCCGACGCCAGCATGATTTTCAATATCGGAACCAAAGAAGTTAACGGAAAAGAGGAATCTCTCGACATTCACCTGGTTAAGGGTAACAAAAATTTTATCAGCTTTTTCAATCGAGGAATTCCCTATGAGTTTCTGGGGCTTTTCAAAACTGACATTCATTTTTTCGGTTCGGAAACAGGCGGATTCTTTCTCTTCGGAGGAGACGCACTGGGCCGTGACCTTCTTTCCAGATTGCTCCATGGTTCCAGAATCTCTCTGACAGTCGGTATCGTAGGATCCATCATTTCCTTTATCATCGGATTGATTATCGGTGGTATTTCCGGGTTCTTCGGAGGCTGGGTCGATTCTGTACTAATGAGATTTACGGAAGTCGTCATTTCCTTTCCTTCCATTTATCTGCTCTTCACATTGCGGTCTTCTCTGCCTTCAGGGCTCAACTCGATTCAGATTTATATGCTGATTATTATTATTCTGGCATTTGTGAGCTGGGCATCGCTGGCCCGTATTATCAGAGGAATGGTTCTCTCTCTCAGAAATGAGGATTATGTCCTCAGTGCCAAGACGATGGGACTTTCCGATATCAAGATTATTGTGAAGCACATTCTTCCCAATACGGTCTCCTTTGTCATTGTCCAGCTGACTCTCTCCATTCCCGGTTACATTCTCGGTGAATCGGCTCTGAGTCTTCTCGGTCTGGGTATTACAGAACCGCAGTCCAGTTGGGGTAATATGCTCTCCGTAGCCCGAAACTACAGAGTCGTTCAGGACTTTCCCTGGATACTTATCCCAGGTTTCACAATCTTCCTGTCCATCATGGCATGGAATTTCTTCGGCGACGGTGTCAGAGATGCGGTTGACCCGAAGAGTAAACACTAA
- a CDS encoding ABC transporter ATP-binding protein, with product MGNNEKNEKIIEVKGLKTHFHLHDHTVRAVDGVDFYVNAGETLGIVGESGCGKSITSMSIMRLIQSPPGKIEGGEILFHGEDLVTATEERMRKIRGNKISMIFQEPMTSLNPVYTVGYQISEVLMLHRKMTQDEALKESERLLDLVGISDPEERVNEYPFQLSGGLRQRVMIAMAMACQPEILIADEPTTALDVTIQAQILHLMKDLKETQNTATIFITHDLAVIASFTDRVMVMYSGVCVEQAPVKELFKNTKHPYTEGLLSSVPVLGEGKYEADGKRRFLKTIEGSLPDQRNYPKGCRFAPRCKKAMAKCHEAEPALIDLTDEHQVRCFLYSDEIQVKEEAGKNGKSTAKKVKEGK from the coding sequence ATGGGAAATAACGAAAAAAACGAAAAGATAATTGAAGTCAAAGGGCTGAAAACACACTTCCACCTCCATGATCATACTGTTCGAGCGGTAGACGGAGTGGACTTTTATGTCAACGCCGGTGAGACTCTCGGAATCGTAGGTGAATCGGGATGCGGTAAATCCATCACATCCATGTCGATTATGCGGCTCATCCAGTCTCCTCCCGGAAAAATAGAAGGGGGGGAAATCCTCTTTCACGGGGAAGACCTTGTGACTGCTACCGAAGAGAGAATGAGGAAGATCAGGGGGAACAAAATCTCCATGATTTTCCAGGAACCCATGACGTCTCTCAATCCCGTCTACACTGTGGGGTACCAGATCTCCGAAGTTCTCATGCTCCACAGAAAGATGACTCAGGACGAAGCTCTCAAAGAAAGCGAAAGATTGCTCGACCTGGTCGGCATATCCGATCCCGAGGAAAGGGTCAACGAGTATCCCTTTCAGCTTTCCGGTGGTTTGAGGCAGCGTGTCATGATCGCGATGGCCATGGCCTGTCAGCCTGAGATACTGATTGCCGACGAGCCTACGACTGCTCTCGATGTAACGATTCAGGCACAGATCCTTCACCTTATGAAAGATCTGAAGGAAACTCAGAATACGGCGACTATTTTCATTACTCATGACCTGGCTGTTATCGCCAGCTTTACTGACAGGGTCATGGTCATGTACTCCGGTGTCTGCGTGGAACAGGCTCCGGTTAAAGAGCTGTTTAAAAATACAAAACACCCTTATACGGAAGGGCTTCTCAGTTCAGTTCCCGTTCTCGGAGAGGGGAAATATGAAGCTGACGGCAAACGGCGTTTTCTCAAAACTATCGAAGGAAGTCTGCCCGATCAGAGGAATTATCCCAAAGGGTGCCGTTTTGCACCGCGTTGTAAAAAAGCCATGGCCAAATGTCATGAAGCGGAACCGGCTTTAATCGATCTGACCGATGAGCACCAGGTTCGGTGTTTCCTTTACAGCGATGAAATTCAGGTGAAGGAAGAAGCCGGAAAAAACGGTAAATCTACAGCTAAGAAAGTAAAGGAGGGAAAATAA